One part of the Treponema peruense genome encodes these proteins:
- a CDS encoding V-type ATP synthase subunit D, which produces MARLNIAPTKSNLLSIKEQLQVSTEGYDLLEQKREILVMELMRIVEKIKLLEREIDKCIAKAYPALKNMLMAVGGDRVERIAHAVKYKFDITKKPVVVGGMTFTTIDVNLPKRELFSSMLGTFADSDEVMKDFFELLSLLTQMASIRTIAWRLALEVKKTQRRVNALDKMVIPQARDTVKYIESVLEERERDNVFVLKSLKNRQGVK; this is translated from the coding sequence ATGGCAAGGCTGAATATAGCTCCTACAAAGTCAAATCTTCTCTCAATAAAAGAACAGCTTCAGGTCAGTACCGAAGGCTATGATCTTCTTGAACAGAAGCGTGAGATTCTTGTAATGGAACTTATGCGCATTGTTGAAAAAATAAAACTTCTTGAGCGTGAAATTGACAAGTGTATTGCCAAAGCATATCCTGCGCTCAAGAACATGCTTATGGCGGTGGGTGGTGACCGTGTCGAACGCATTGCACATGCGGTAAAATACAAATTCGATATAACAAAAAAGCCTGTCGTTGTTGGCGGAATGACGTTTACAACAATAGACGTAAATCTTCCCAAAAGAGAGCTTTTTTCTTCAATGCTGGGAACCTTTGCCGACAGCGACGAAGTAATGAAAGATTTTTTTGAACTTCTTTCACTTCTTACACAGATGGCCAGCATAAGGACTATAGCATGGAGACTGGCACTTGAAGTCAAAAAAACGCAGCGTCGCGTAAACGCACTTGACAAGATGGTAATTCCGCAGGCAAGAGACACCGTAAAGTACATTGAAAGTGTCCTTGAAGAACGTGAAAGAGATAATGTGTTTGTCTTGAAATCTTTAAAGAACAGGCAGGGAGTAAAATGA
- a CDS encoding sensor histidine kinase — protein MAVIVFMLNYNLALTNYDGSERFMQDLLEHDGHPPAFEYERFSYNHGAKIEKQDSHLSIIKFLFPFSPMPAGFRNFYSGLLNSSGRLYRTISDFSSSETDEELNTIIARMFADRTADYSHKLYNGYAFRMRPHADGYLIVILDRRNEIHLQFNFTLISLAVFFVSLVIAFFICWGFSFWAIKPVKEAFVRQKQFIADASHELKTPVAVIGANADVLEQEIPGNKWLEYIKKENMRMSALIKDLLFLARNDSGRLEMNPVRFDLASCCACAVLPFESVVFEQGKKLETEIPQTPVYVYADESRIKQCLVIFLDNALKNSEKGDLVRVSAGMSDGKCFIKVFNTGHGIPKDALTKIFNRFYRADTSRARATGGCGLGLSIAKTIADSHHARITVNSVEGKNAEFTLYLNQDLRHRISRLY, from the coding sequence ATGGCCGTTATTGTTTTTATGCTCAATTATAATCTTGCCCTTACAAATTACGACGGTTCCGAACGTTTTATGCAGGATCTGCTTGAACATGACGGGCATCCGCCGGCCTTTGAATACGAACGTTTTTCCTATAACCACGGCGCAAAAATTGAAAAGCAGGATTCACATTTGTCAATAATAAAATTTCTTTTTCCGTTTTCACCAATGCCTGCCGGGTTCCGCAATTTTTATTCCGGTCTTTTGAACAGTAGCGGCCGGCTGTACAGAACAATAAGCGATTTTTCCAGTTCAGAAACAGATGAAGAACTTAATACAATAATTGCGCGCATGTTTGCTGACAGAACAGCAGATTATTCGCATAAACTTTATAACGGTTATGCATTCAGGATGAGACCCCATGCAGACGGATACCTCATCGTAATTCTTGACAGGCGCAACGAGATTCATCTTCAGTTTAATTTTACGCTCATTTCACTTGCAGTTTTTTTTGTAAGTCTTGTAATTGCATTTTTTATCTGCTGGGGATTTTCATTCTGGGCAATAAAACCTGTAAAAGAAGCCTTTGTACGCCAGAAACAGTTTATTGCAGATGCAAGCCACGAACTCAAAACTCCGGTTGCCGTAATCGGTGCAAATGCTGATGTTCTTGAACAGGAAATTCCCGGCAACAAATGGCTGGAGTATATAAAGAAAGAAAACATGCGCATGTCGGCACTCATAAAAGATCTGCTCTTTCTTGCAAGAAACGATTCTGGCCGTCTTGAGATGAACCCGGTCAGATTTGATCTTGCTTCCTGCTGTGCATGTGCCGTTCTCCCTTTTGAAAGTGTTGTTTTTGAACAAGGTAAAAAGCTCGAAACAGAAATTCCCCAAACCCCCGTTTACGTATATGCCGACGAGTCCAGAATAAAGCAGTGCCTTGTAATTTTTCTGGACAATGCGCTTAAAAATTCAGAAAAGGGCGATCTTGTAAGGGTAAGTGCTGGAATGAGTGACGGAAAGTGTTTTATAAAAGTCTTTAATACCGGACACGGAATTCCAAAAGATGCCCTTACAAAAATATTCAACCGCTTTTATCGGGCAGATACCTCTAGGGCACGTGCAACAGGCGGATGCGGTCTTGGACTGTCAATTGCAAAAACCATCGCTGACTCACACCATGCCAGAATTACGGTTAATTCGGTCGAAGGAAAAAATGCAGAATTTACGCTGTACCTTAACCAAGACCTGCGGCACAGAATTTCAAGGCTGTATTGA
- a CDS encoding chemotaxis protein CheA, translating to MSDYLDANNEELLKDFFSEAEQQVETLESNILVIENDPSNHDAIDEIFRAAHTLKGGSATVEMTELATFCHEVEDLLDALRSGSVSVSEPIVDVLLSAIDTIKAMLEARSSGTVYDADTDPIVKKIMSFIPEKGEKKKSAPVKLPAGMLGSASVAKSEPQMVPAAAGADTGMPPVPPISAEELSELNDAVQDGQKLWTVNVTFDESNPMNSVGGIQVFAALKNCGTVLKTVPDFEALYEDEFHPQVVYYIASSAEQSVLEDVAFLDDVTTATDAHLVESSAAAPVKEQPALVKEEPKEEPVQTAAPAEKEAAPQTVQKQESVPATTENLQQAKKSIQQPSHAVAQTGSILRVDSKRVDNLMNLVSETVITKAAFNQNGLHMADLQIRLQNLNSAYKEKQHHLIDSFPKLVESIQAGMSLKDARQKFVEEVGGMIGLFDVFENDFKASSSKYRSTTQNLGRITSELQEGVMKIRMVPIGTIFNRFPRVVRDLSKDLGRKVDLVIEGEDTELDKTVVDDLLDPIMHCVRNSVDHGIEPPERRLELGKKETGTLTLKASNEGNMIVIDIIDDGEGINVEKVREKAIKKGLISPNKVLSNQEAYNLIFLPGFSTSDKISSVSGRGVGLDVVKTMIEKLKGTISVTSEKDKGSKFSIRLPLTLAIIQGLLVRVGKEIYSIPIANVIESQRVKRETISTIDNYEVLNVRNEVISILRLNRLFNIRRSDESEYCFIVIVGSQEKKIGVMVDALIGEEDVVIKPLHDQFTSSPGIAGATVLGDGSVSLIIDVSQLLELGVKQELDAQQLREAEAIKSAGRS from the coding sequence ATGAGTGATTATCTTGATGCAAATAATGAGGAACTTCTTAAAGATTTCTTTTCCGAAGCTGAACAGCAGGTAGAAACTCTTGAAAGCAATATTCTTGTTATAGAAAATGATCCGTCAAATCATGACGCAATAGATGAGATTTTCAGAGCTGCCCATACTTTAAAGGGAGGTTCCGCTACTGTAGAAATGACAGAACTTGCAACTTTCTGTCATGAAGTAGAAGATCTTCTTGACGCTCTCAGAAGCGGTTCTGTTTCTGTATCCGAACCAATAGTTGATGTTCTGCTTTCGGCAATAGACACAATAAAGGCTATGCTTGAAGCAAGAAGTTCGGGGACAGTTTATGATGCAGACACAGATCCCATTGTAAAAAAGATAATGTCATTTATTCCTGAAAAGGGAGAAAAAAAGAAGTCTGCCCCTGTAAAACTCCCCGCCGGAATGCTTGGTTCGGCTTCTGTTGCAAAGAGTGAACCCCAGATGGTTCCTGCTGCTGCCGGTGCAGATACAGGAATGCCTCCTGTTCCGCCTATTTCTGCAGAAGAACTTTCGGAACTTAACGATGCAGTACAGGACGGACAGAAGCTTTGGACAGTAAACGTTACATTCGATGAATCAAACCCGATGAACAGCGTCGGCGGAATTCAGGTATTTGCGGCTCTTAAAAACTGCGGAACCGTACTTAAAACAGTTCCTGACTTTGAAGCACTCTACGAGGATGAATTCCATCCGCAGGTAGTTTACTATATAGCATCTTCTGCAGAACAGTCTGTCCTTGAAGATGTTGCTTTCCTTGACGATGTTACGACAGCAACTGATGCACATCTGGTCGAATCTTCTGCTGCAGCTCCTGTTAAGGAACAGCCTGCTCTAGTAAAGGAAGAGCCCAAAGAGGAACCCGTACAGACCGCTGCTCCTGCTGAAAAAGAAGCGGCTCCGCAGACCGTACAAAAGCAGGAATCGGTTCCGGCTACTACAGAAAACCTTCAGCAGGCAAAGAAATCCATACAGCAGCCGTCCCATGCCGTGGCTCAGACAGGTTCAATTCTTCGCGTAGATTCAAAGCGTGTAGATAACCTTATGAATCTTGTAAGCGAAACTGTAATTACAAAAGCCGCATTCAACCAGAACGGTCTTCATATGGCCGACCTTCAGATAAGACTTCAGAATTTGAATTCTGCATACAAGGAAAAACAGCATCATCTTATTGATTCATTCCCCAAACTTGTAGAATCCATTCAGGCAGGAATGTCCTTAAAAGATGCAAGGCAGAAGTTTGTAGAAGAAGTAGGCGGAATGATAGGTCTTTTTGATGTATTTGAAAATGACTTCAAGGCTTCTTCAAGCAAATACAGGTCAACTACCCAGAATTTGGGACGCATTACCAGTGAACTTCAGGAAGGCGTTATGAAAATAAGAATGGTTCCGATTGGAACTATTTTTAACCGCTTTCCAAGGGTTGTACGCGATTTGAGCAAGGATTTGGGCCGTAAAGTAGACCTTGTTATAGAAGGTGAAGATACAGAACTTGACAAGACTGTAGTTGATGATCTTCTTGATCCTATCATGCACTGTGTCAGAAACTCTGTTGACCACGGTATTGAACCCCCGGAGCGTCGTCTGGAACTGGGTAAAAAAGAGACAGGTACACTTACTCTCAAGGCTTCCAATGAAGGAAACATGATTGTCATTGACATAATCGATGACGGTGAGGGTATCAATGTAGAAAAAGTACGCGAAAAGGCAATAAAGAAGGGACTTATAAGCCCCAACAAGGTTCTGTCAAATCAGGAAGCATACAACCTTATTTTCCTTCCGGGATTTTCTACAAGCGATAAAATAAGCAGCGTTTCGGGTCGCGGAGTAGGTCTTGATGTTGTCAAGACTATGATAGAAAAACTCAAGGGAACCATAAGCGTTACCAGCGAAAAAGACAAGGGTTCAAAGTTCTCTATAAGACTTCCTCTTACTCTTGCAATTATTCAGGGTCTTCTGGTTCGTGTCGGAAAAGAAATTTACTCAATACCTATTGCAAATGTTATTGAAAGCCAGCGTGTAAAGCGCGAAACTATCAGTACAATAGACAATTATGAAGTTTTGAACGTAAGAAACGAAGTTATTTCTATTCTCAGGCTGAACAGACTGTTCAATATCCGCCGCAGTGATGAAAGTGAATACTGCTTTATCGTTATTGTCGGTTCCCAGGAAAAGAAGATCGGCGTTATGGTAGATGCTCTGATTGGTGAAGAAGATGTTGTTATAAAGCCTCTGCACGATCAGTTTACTTCTTCACCGGGAATTGCCGGCGCAACGGTATTGGGAGACGGATCTGTTTCTTTGATTATAGATGTAAGCCAGCTTCTTGAGCTTGGTGTAAAACAGGAACTCGATGCCCAGCAGCTTCGTGAGGCAGAAGCCATTAAAAGCGCGGGAAGGAGTTAA
- a CDS encoding response regulator transcription factor: MRILLVEDEIRLSQALVEIFQKRRYGVDAVYTGTDGLKYARSGIYDAVILDIMLPGMDGFEVLKTLRAEKNSVPVLVLTAKDDVSDLVKGLDTGADDYLVKPFSTEELLARLRALTRRKGEVRENTVSFGDLVLNKSNCELQKVGGEAIKLSLKEFQIIELLFENPRQIIKKERIIEKIWGGDSDAEYNNVEVYISFIRKKMEQLKVTTQIRTSRGIGYSLEEGK, translated from the coding sequence ATGAGAATTCTTTTAGTCGAAGATGAAATACGCCTTTCACAGGCTCTTGTAGAAATATTCCAGAAACGCCGTTACGGTGTAGATGCAGTTTATACCGGTACTGACGGCTTAAAATATGCCCGCAGCGGAATATATGATGCCGTAATTCTTGATATTATGCTTCCCGGAATGGACGGCTTTGAAGTTTTGAAAACTCTTCGTGCCGAAAAAAATTCTGTTCCGGTTCTTGTGCTTACCGCAAAAGATGATGTGTCTGATCTGGTAAAAGGTCTTGATACGGGGGCCGATGATTACCTGGTAAAGCCTTTTAGCACTGAAGAACTGCTTGCACGTCTCAGGGCTCTTACACGGCGCAAGGGTGAAGTCCGCGAAAATACTGTTTCCTTCGGAGATCTTGTCCTTAACAAAAGCAACTGTGAACTTCAGAAAGTCGGTGGAGAAGCAATAAAACTTTCGCTCAAAGAATTTCAGATAATAGAACTTTTGTTCGAAAACCCGCGCCAGATTATAAAAAAAGAGCGCATTATAGAAAAAATCTGGGGCGGTGACAGCGATGCTGAATACAATAATGTTGAAGTCTATATTTCCTTTATCAGAAAAAAAATGGAACAGCTCAAAGTCACAACCCAGATAAGGACTTCGCGCGGAATAGGTTATTCCCTGGAGGAAGGAAAGTAA
- a CDS encoding universal stress protein, whose product MIKPLFQRIVVAYNGSQSSLRAVMFGIIMARQYKCSLKVVYVVDTATIRQLALSKFIVKEEGDTIAGNLQQDGDRNLSYVASLAKTKGVKIDVELRKGAVWSEIITAADEYKANLVLLGGTTGGSRTTSSLVHDVVTEQDAEIIGSAHCSVMVVREPFIEQLFKMC is encoded by the coding sequence ATGATAAAACCTCTTTTTCAGCGTATTGTTGTGGCATACAATGGTTCTCAGTCTTCGTTGCGGGCAGTAATGTTCGGCATAATTATGGCAAGGCAGTACAAGTGCAGCCTTAAGGTTGTGTATGTTGTAGATACTGCAACAATCCGCCAGCTTGCACTTTCCAAGTTTATTGTAAAGGAAGAAGGGGATACCATTGCCGGAAACCTTCAGCAGGACGGGGACAGAAACCTTTCGTATGTTGCTTCCCTTGCAAAAACCAAAGGCGTAAAAATAGACGTTGAACTCAGAAAAGGTGCCGTCTGGTCAGAAATAATTACTGCCGCCGATGAATATAAGGCAAATCTCGTTCTTTTGGGCGGAACAACAGGCGGAAGCCGCACTACGTCTTCTTTGGTTCATGATGTTGTAACCGAACAGGATGCCGAGATTATAGGAAGCGCACACTGTTCGGTCATGGTTGTAAGAGAACCGTTTATTGAGCAGCTTTTTAAGATGTGCTAG
- a CDS encoding LL-diaminopimelate aminotransferase: MIKKNENYTNLAKGYLFPEIAKRRREFQAANPDAKIISLGIGNTTEPLTPHIVEAMKNFVEAMGTKEGYEGYQDDSAGMPKLRERISSAIYSGKILPSEVFVSDGAKCDLGRLQAMFGRGVKVAVQDPSYPVYVDGSVMAGAGGKHPVTDHGFDDITYMPCLPENDFFPDLSVVQKDSLIYICSPNNPTGAVASRENLSKLVEFAKANGCIILFDAAYSFFIQDKNLPKSIYEIEGAKDCAIEMQSFSKPAGFTGVRLGWCVVPENLKFEDGSRVCDAWARITNTAFNGASNIAQAGGYAALDETGLAEMNATIRYYLENAALIRSALESDNFKKMGVEVYSGGNAPYVWAKFTGKKSWDVFDEILRQCNVVVTPGAGFGPSGESFIRFSSFGHRENIQEACERLKSFNM, translated from the coding sequence ATGATAAAGAAGAACGAAAACTACACAAATCTTGCCAAAGGATATCTTTTTCCCGAAATTGCAAAGCGCCGCCGTGAGTTTCAGGCTGCAAACCCAGATGCAAAAATAATCAGCCTTGGAATAGGAAATACAACCGAGCCGCTTACACCCCATATCGTTGAAGCAATGAAAAACTTTGTTGAAGCGATGGGAACAAAAGAAGGCTACGAAGGTTATCAGGATGACAGTGCCGGAATGCCCAAACTTCGTGAAAGAATTTCAAGCGCAATCTACTCGGGTAAAATTCTTCCCTCAGAAGTTTTTGTTTCAGACGGTGCAAAGTGTGACCTTGGTAGGCTTCAGGCAATGTTCGGAAGGGGAGTGAAGGTTGCAGTTCAGGATCCTTCTTATCCTGTTTATGTAGACGGTTCTGTAATGGCTGGTGCCGGCGGAAAGCATCCCGTGACTGACCATGGTTTTGATGATATTACATACATGCCCTGTCTTCCAGAAAATGATTTCTTTCCTGACCTGTCAGTAGTTCAGAAAGACAGCCTTATTTACATCTGTTCACCAAACAATCCGACCGGTGCAGTTGCTTCACGCGAAAACCTTTCAAAACTGGTTGAATTTGCAAAGGCTAACGGCTGTATAATTCTTTTTGATGCAGCATATTCTTTCTTTATTCAGGATAAAAATCTTCCGAAGTCAATTTACGAGATAGAAGGGGCAAAGGACTGTGCAATAGAAATGCAGTCTTTCTCAAAACCAGCCGGATTCACCGGTGTACGTCTTGGATGGTGCGTTGTTCCCGAAAATCTCAAGTTTGAAGACGGTTCACGTGTATGTGATGCCTGGGCCAGAATTACAAATACTGCATTCAACGGAGCAAGCAATATTGCCCAGGCAGGAGGATACGCAGCTTTGGATGAAACCGGTCTTGCCGAGATGAATGCGACAATCAGATATTATCTCGAAAATGCTGCCCTTATCAGAAGCGCCCTTGAAAGTGACAATTTCAAAAAAATGGGTGTAGAAGTTTATTCAGGCGGAAACGCACCCTATGTCTGGGCAAAATTTACAGGAAAGAAAAGCTGGGATGTTTTTGATGAAATACTCCGTCAGTGCAATGTTGTAGTTACACCGGGCGCAGGATTCGGACCGAGCGGTGAAAGTTTCATAAGATTCAGTTCCTTCGGTCATCGCGAAAATATCCAGGAAGCCTGCGAAAGACTCAAGTCCTTCAATATGTAG
- a CDS encoding V-type ATP synthase subunit B produces the protein MRGVEYSGLTAVDGPIVVVRRSENSFYDEVVYVRDKNGEKKTGRIIDLNETAAVVQIFGSTTGLDLDSTTVEFLEEPLELRVGRGLLGRIFNGLGEPIDGYPEIISSRKVNVNGNPINPYARVYPRDFIQTGISSIDGMNTLIRGQKLPIFSGNGLPHNKLAAQIIRQAKLLNSDEEFVMVFAGMGIKYDVAQFFKNTFEESGVLSKVVMFQSLADAPSIERIITPRCALTAAEYLAFECNMHVLVVMTDMTNYCEALREISTTRGEVPGRKGYPGYLYSNLAELYERAGKIQGSTGSITQIPILTMPNDDISHPIPDLTGYITEGQIVLDREMSQKGMYPPVSGLPSLSRLMKDGIGAGMTREDHASVSSQLFASYSKVKSIRNLASIIGEEELSSLDRLYLKFGNELESKFFTQGEYEDRSIDETLDLGWKLLSILPVDELYRIKTDLIEKYLPKEKEAE, from the coding sequence GACTTGAACGAAACTGCCGCTGTTGTTCAGATTTTCGGAAGCACGACAGGCTTGGATTTGGATTCGACAACCGTTGAATTCCTTGAAGAACCTCTGGAACTGAGGGTAGGACGCGGCCTTTTGGGAAGAATTTTCAACGGTCTTGGAGAACCCATTGACGGTTACCCCGAAATTATTTCAAGCAGAAAGGTAAATGTAAACGGAAACCCCATTAACCCTTATGCCCGTGTTTACCCGCGTGACTTTATTCAGACAGGAATTTCTTCCATAGACGGAATGAACACTCTTATTCGCGGACAGAAGCTTCCTATATTCAGCGGTAACGGTCTTCCCCACAATAAGCTTGCAGCCCAGATTATCAGACAGGCAAAACTTTTGAACAGTGACGAAGAATTTGTAATGGTTTTTGCAGGAATGGGAATCAAGTACGACGTTGCCCAGTTCTTTAAGAATACTTTTGAGGAAAGCGGTGTTCTTTCAAAGGTAGTAATGTTCCAGAGTCTGGCAGATGCACCTTCCATAGAAAGAATTATTACACCAAGATGTGCCCTTACTGCAGCTGAATATCTGGCTTTTGAATGCAACATGCATGTTCTTGTTGTAATGACAGATATGACCAACTACTGCGAGGCCCTTCGTGAAATTTCTACAACCCGCGGTGAAGTTCCGGGAAGAAAAGGATATCCTGGATATCTTTATTCAAATCTTGCGGAACTTTACGAGCGTGCCGGAAAAATTCAGGGAAGTACAGGTTCGATTACCCAAATTCCTATTCTTACGATGCCCAACGATGACATAAGCCATCCTATTCCTGACCTTACGGGATACATTACAGAAGGCCAGATTGTTCTTGACCGCGAAATGTCGCAGAAGGGAATGTATCCTCCTGTAAGCGGACTGCCAAGCTTGAGCCGCCTTATGAAAGACGGAATCGGTGCAGGTATGACAAGAGAAGACCACGCTTCTGTTTCGAGCCAGCTTTTTGCTTCGTACAGTAAGGTTAAGTCCATACGCAACCTTGCTTCCATTATCGGTGAAGAAGAGCTGTCTTCTTTGGACCGCCTTTACCTTAAGTTCGGAAACGAGCTTGAGTCAAAGTTTTTTACCCAGGGTGAGTACGAAGACCGCTCAATTGATGAAACACTTGATTTGGGCTGGAAACTTCTGTCAATCCTTCCGGTGGACGAACTGTACAGAATAAAGACGGATCTTATAGAAAAATATCTTCCAAAGGAAAAGGAAGCAGAATAA